GGAGCGTAGCCAACGAAAACCACATCCTCCAACTTCACTTCCTTCACCCATTTTTCATAGTGGTATCTATCGCCGGGGCCAACTATAACAAGCCTCGATTGAGGGACATCCTCTTTTACCATCCTGAAAGCCTTGAGCAGGTATACTATGCCCTTACGCGCTTCCAGCCGACTGACGAACAGGATGTTTAGCTTGCCATCGCAGAACTCGTCAATCGGAGGCACCTCCGATGAGAAACGATCTACATCAACCCCGTGGGGGATTATGCGGTAGTCGCCGGGGAAATACCGGGAGACAAACCTCTTGGCTGGTTCGGAGACAGCAATCTTGCCATCTAGCTTGTCGTAGAACCACTTACAAATAGGCCTTGATAACCAGTATCCAAAAGAGCGCTTATAAAAGGCATGAAAGGTAGCCACATTGACTGATCGAGACGAAGGAAGCACCATCCAGGGCAAAGACGGAAACAGCGGTTCATGGAAATGAATGATGTCAAAGGCTCCGTCATCGAGGATTGACTTTATTTTCGGCATCAGCCACCACGACACGGTAAATCTGGCCACTGAGCCATTAGAAGGGTAGGGGATGGTTTTCCCCAGGGGAACCACATCCGGCGAACTCGGGAGAGACTTCTTGTTCGAGCAAGGAGCCAGGATCTTCACCTCGTGTCCCATCTCAGCCATTTGCATGGCGAGATTGGAAATATGGGAATTGACTCCCCCTGGATAAGCGTAGTCATAAGGAGAAACGAACGCAAGCTTCATGGCTTAAGAACTAGTTATCCTTCTTTTTGTTCCGGCTTCCGAGGTGGCAGAGTCTCGCTGTTTCCACCCTCGACAAAATCAGCCAGCATTCTACGAGCTTCATCATCGCTATACTGGATCGGTGGTGATTTCATGAAATAGGCGGATGGGGCAATGAGGGAGCCGCAGAGCCCCCTTTCCAAGGCAAGCTTGCAACACCTTATGGCGTCAACCACTACCCCGGCTGAGTTCGGGCTATCCCACACCTCGAGCTTGAGTTCTAGATTCAGTGGAACATCGCCAAAGGTCAGCCCTTCCATGCGGATGTGGCAGAATTTGCGGTCACCCAGCCACGGAACGTAGTCGCTCGGTCCCACATGGATGTCTTCCGGAGGAAGATCATAATCCAACTGAGAAGTAACTGCGTTAGTCTTGGATATCTTCTTCGACTCCAGGCGCTCCCTCTCCAGCATGTTGTAGAAATCTGTGTTGCCTCCGAAATTCAATTGATAAGTCCTCTCCAACTTCACCCCTCGCTCCCGGAACAGCCTGGTAAGCACCCTGTGGGTAATAGTAGCGCCCACCTGCGATTTTATGTCATCTCCGATC
The sequence above is drawn from the Chloroflexota bacterium genome and encodes:
- a CDS encoding glycosyltransferase family 4 protein, whose product is MKLAFVSPYDYAYPGGVNSHISNLAMQMAEMGHEVKILAPCSNKKSLPSSPDVVPLGKTIPYPSNGSVARFTVSWWLMPKIKSILDDGAFDIIHFHEPLFPSLPWMVLPSSRSVNVATFHAFYKRSFGYWLSRPICKWFYDKLDGKIAVSEPAKRFVSRYFPGDYRIIPHGVDVDRFSSEVPPIDEFCDGKLNILFVSRLEARKGIVYLLKAFRMVKEDVPQSRLVIVGPGDRYHYEKWVKEVKLEDVVFVGYAPYSDLPRYYRTADIFSVPAVGRESFGLVLLEAMAASKPIVASDIDGYANVVTHGVDGLLVPPRDVKMLAHGLVSLLNDDALRQRMGSSGRRKVEGLRWEDIAKRTLAYYQELLEAR
- a CDS encoding inositol-3-phosphate synthase: MGKINVAIVGVGNCASSLVQGIYYYRNAKRDDVIPGLMHPELGGYRIRDIQFVAAFDIDKNKVGKDLAEAIYTYPNNTFKFCEVPNTGVKVERGMTHDGLGKYLSQIITKAPGATANVTEILNSTKTDVVVSYLPVGSEEATKWYVEQILNAGCGFINCIPVFIAREEYWQRRFAERGLPVIGDDIKSQVGATITHRVLTRLFRERGVKLERTYQLNFGGNTDFYNMLERERLESKKISKTNAVTSQLDYDLPPEDIHVGPSDYVPWLGDRKFCHIRMEGLTFGDVPLNLELKLEVWDSPNSAGVVVDAIRCCKLALERGLCGSLIAPSAYFMKSPPIQYSDDEARRMLADFVEGGNSETLPPRKPEQKEG